One window of Oncorhynchus masou masou isolate Uvic2021 chromosome 28, UVic_Omas_1.1, whole genome shotgun sequence genomic DNA carries:
- the LOC135516969 gene encoding protein disulfide-isomerase TMX3-like — MFPFGAMAKVKATLVCAGLFLCSTVLAIVEELDDTFKDTRVDDVWLVDFYAPWCGYCKKLEPVWYDVGAELKSSGSPVRVGKMDGTAYSGMSSEFGVRGYPTIKLLKGDLAYNYKGPRTKDDIIEFANRVAGPAVRALPSKQMFDHMMKRHDVLFVYFGGESPLKEKYIDMAAELIVYTYFFSASEDVLPESVTLPELPSVVVFKDGAYFTYDGKYLS; from the exons ATGTTTCCTTTCGGAGCAATGGCAAAAGTGAAAGCCACCTTGGTTTGTGCAG GGCTTTTTCTATGTTCAACGGTGCTTGCAATTGTCGAAGAACTCGATGACAC ATTTAAAGACACCAGAGTAGATGATGTCTGGCTGGTGGAC TTTTATGCACCGTGGTGTGGCTACTGTAAAAAACTGGAGCCCGTGTGGTATGACGTCGGCGCCGAGTTGAAAAGCTCTGGATCGCCTGTGCGAGTGGGCAAGATGGACGGCACTGCATATTCTG GCATGTCCTCAGAATTTGGAGTACGAGGATACCCCACAATTAAATT GCTAAAGGGTGATCTTGCCTATAATTACAAGGGGCCAAGGACAAAGGATGACATCATAGAATTCGCCAACAGGGTAGCAGG GCCAGCAGTCCGAGCACTTCCAAGCAAACAGATGTTTGACCATATGATGAAGAGACATGACGTGCTCTTTGTATACTTCGGCGGGGAGTCTCCTCTCAAG GAGAAGTATATCGACATGGCTGCGGAGCTGATTGTGTATACATACTTCTTCTCTGCGTCTGAAGACGTCTTACCAGAG tcagtgaCTTTGCCAGAGCTTCCATCGGTCGTAGTCTTCAAGGACGGGGCCTACTTTACCTATGATGGTAAGTATCTG TCTTAA